Below is a window of Candidatus Methylomirabilota bacterium DNA.
ACGGCCGCCTGGACGCGTTGCCTCACGGCCGAGGCGAACGCGCTTTCGAGATCCGGGACATACCATGATCTGAGCGAGGTGAGCTGGACCTTCAGCGCGTCCGCGGCGGCCCGCGTTTCTGCCCACTCCTTGTCGCCCACGCCGCCGATGCCGCCGCCACACCATAGAACGCCCACGCGGGACAGCGACGGAAACAGCTCTCGGAGAATCTCGAGACGCTTCTGACTGAGCTCGGGGGAGATCATGGTCAGCCCCGTGACGTTCCCGCCGGGCCGGGCGAGGCTCGCGACCAGCCCCTGTTCCACCGCATCGCCGCTCGCCTCCGAGGCGCAGCAGGCGGCGAGGGTGCACCGGATCGGCTACATCAGCATGCGTTCGGGACCCGCCGACAACGTGGCTCTCGATGGGTTCCGGCGGGGGTTGCGCGAGCTCGGCTACCTGGAGGGGCGGGACGTCGTGCTCGAGATCCG
It encodes the following:
- a CDS encoding ABC transporter substrate-binding protein, giving the protein MRCTLAACCASEASGDAVEQGLVASLARPGGNVTGLTMISPELSQKRLEILRELFPSLSRVGVLWCGGGIGGVGDKEWAETRAAADALKVQLTSLRSWYVPDLESAFASAVRQRVQAAVVFDCIRFHTNAALIAEFSLKNRVPAIYPFAIYPGAGGLMSYGASLEDMPRRTAIYVDKILKGAKPGDLPVEQPTKFELVINLKAARALGLTVPQSLLRRADQVIE